A genome region from Alistipes dispar includes the following:
- a CDS encoding transketolase family protein has product MSSTNSKLTRVADNVRILSAAMVEKAKSGHPGGAMGGADFITVLFAEFLRYDPDNMAYPHRDRFFLDPGHMSPMLYATLSLAGHYTTEDLQSLRQWGSVTPGHPEVDVLRGVENTSGPLGQGHAMALGAAIAERFLAARFGEWTAHRTYAYISDGSVEEEISQGVGRIAGHLGLSNFVMYYDANNVQLSTKVDEVDTENVAMKYEAWGWNVLSIDGNNINAIREALVAAESETERPTLIIGRTVMGKGARGPAGESFEDKVSTHGQPLTAAGADIGATIRNLGGDPEHPFAVFDESREVFAERREALRAWAAQQAAVEKSWRAEHKELARRMDRFFSGELPEIDYKTIEVKPDVATRAASAAVLGVYAEKVGNMIVSSADLSNSDKTDGFLKKTRAFVKGDFSGQFFQAGVSELTMACVMNGMALHGGVIPVCGTFFVFSDYMKPAVRLSALMRLHVIYVWSHDSFRVGEDGPTHQPVEQEAQIRLMEHVRNHRGERSMLVLRPADGDETVMAWKLALEEQRPVALVLSRQNIRSLKTLATSRREEAAQIAKGGYVVMDAAKPAAVLIASGSEVSTLAEGAGLLAAEGIPVRVVSVPSEGLFRDQPKSYQESVLPAGLPRYGMTSGLEVNLRGLVGDAGTIHGLNHFGYSAPFKVLDEKFGYNGETVAAEVKKMLGR; this is encoded by the coding sequence ATGTCTTCTACAAATTCCAAACTTACGCGCGTCGCCGACAACGTCCGCATCCTGTCGGCCGCGATGGTCGAAAAGGCGAAATCGGGACACCCGGGCGGCGCGATGGGCGGCGCCGACTTCATCACGGTCCTCTTCGCCGAATTCCTGCGATACGATCCCGACAACATGGCCTATCCGCACCGCGACCGCTTCTTCCTCGATCCGGGGCACATGTCGCCGATGCTCTATGCGACGCTGTCGCTGGCCGGACACTATACGACCGAGGACTTGCAGTCGCTCCGGCAGTGGGGCAGCGTGACGCCCGGCCACCCCGAGGTGGACGTGCTGCGCGGCGTGGAGAACACCTCGGGCCCGCTGGGACAGGGGCACGCCATGGCGCTGGGCGCCGCGATCGCCGAACGGTTCCTTGCGGCGCGCTTCGGCGAGTGGACGGCGCACCGGACCTATGCCTACATTTCGGACGGCAGCGTCGAGGAGGAGATTTCGCAGGGCGTGGGCCGCATCGCGGGGCATCTGGGGCTTTCGAATTTCGTCATGTACTACGATGCGAACAACGTGCAGCTCTCGACCAAGGTGGACGAGGTGGACACCGAGAACGTCGCCATGAAGTACGAGGCGTGGGGCTGGAACGTGCTCTCGATCGACGGCAACAACATCAACGCGATCCGCGAGGCGCTGGTCGCCGCCGAGAGCGAGACGGAGCGGCCGACGCTCATCATCGGCCGGACGGTGATGGGCAAGGGGGCCCGGGGGCCCGCCGGAGAGAGCTTCGAGGACAAGGTCTCGACGCACGGCCAGCCGCTCACGGCCGCCGGGGCGGACATCGGGGCCACGATCCGCAATCTGGGGGGCGATCCCGAACATCCGTTCGCCGTCTTCGACGAGAGCCGCGAGGTGTTCGCCGAGCGGCGCGAGGCGCTGCGGGCATGGGCCGCGCAGCAGGCCGCCGTCGAGAAGTCGTGGCGCGCGGAGCATAAGGAGCTGGCGCGCAGGATGGACCGGTTCTTCTCGGGCGAACTTCCCGAGATCGACTACAAGACGATCGAGGTGAAGCCCGACGTGGCGACGCGCGCGGCTTCGGCCGCGGTGCTGGGCGTTTACGCTGAGAAGGTAGGGAACATGATCGTCTCGTCGGCCGACCTGTCCAATTCGGACAAGACGGACGGGTTCCTCAAGAAGACCCGGGCCTTCGTGAAGGGCGATTTCTCGGGGCAGTTTTTCCAGGCCGGCGTTTCGGAGCTGACGATGGCGTGCGTGATGAACGGCATGGCGCTGCACGGCGGCGTGATTCCGGTGTGCGGCACGTTCTTCGTCTTCTCGGACTACATGAAGCCGGCCGTCCGCCTCTCGGCGCTGATGCGCCTGCATGTCATCTACGTCTGGTCGCACGACTCGTTCCGCGTGGGCGAGGACGGCCCGACGCACCAGCCCGTCGAGCAGGAGGCGCAGATCCGGCTGATGGAACACGTGCGCAACCACCGCGGCGAGCGGTCGATGCTCGTGCTGCGTCCGGCCGACGGCGACGAGACCGTCATGGCGTGGAAGCTCGCGCTCGAGGAGCAGCGTCCCGTGGCGCTCGTGCTGTCGCGTCAGAATATCCGGAGTCTGAAGACGCTCGCCACGAGCCGCCGCGAGGAGGCCGCGCAGATAGCCAAGGGCGGATACGTGGTGATGGACGCCGCCAAGCCCGCCGCCGTGCTCATCGCGTCGGGTTCGGAGGTCTCGACGCTCGCCGAGGGCGCCGGGCTGCTCGCGGCGGAGGGAATCCCCGTGCGTGTGGTGAGCGTTCCGAGCGAGGGGCTTTTCCGCGACCAGCCCAAATCCTACCAGGAGAGCGTGCTGCCTGCGGGACTGCCGCGTTACGGCATGACGTCGGGGCTCGAGGTGAACCTGCGGGGCCTCGTGGGCGATGCGGGGACGATCCACGGTCTGAACCATTTCGGCTATTCGGCCCCCTTCAAGGTCCTCGACGAGAAGTTCGGTTACAACGGCGAGACCGTGGCGGCCGAAGTGAAGAAGATGCTGGGGCGGTAG
- a CDS encoding Do family serine endopeptidase, translating to MKKAFLFLGAIAVAAAAGGVTAWAVSGGRGGEVKYIEREVERTPALGTHFTSYQSDKYPDLTYAAENAVKAVVNIEAIQQVEMPQRRGYDPFLEFFGIPQDYGYGDGRPRYREQRAGGSGVIISKDGYVVTNNHVVDGASKLRVKLNDGRTFDARLVGTDSATDVALLKIDADDLPTLPFGSSDALRLGEWVLAIGSPFDLQSTITAGIVSAKARNLGAIPNDFRIESFIQTDAAVNPGNSGGALVNTHGELVGINTLIKSQTGSYIGYSFAIPESIVRKVVVDLKEYGVVQRAMLGIMFRPVDQDFIDSEGEELGIKEIGGVYVAGVTEGGSASEAGIRKGDVIVEIDGLKINDAATLQEQIARHRPNDKVKLSVKRDGDVKQIDVTLRNKAGKTELITKEDVDVVEALGGKFADAGTKLCRELDIRGGVQVVGVKQGGILSRARVKQGFVITHINDAPVYSLSDMERMTEKIRSIDGIYPNGRSASYMLVE from the coding sequence ATGAAAAAGGCATTTTTGTTTTTGGGAGCTATCGCCGTCGCGGCTGCGGCGGGCGGCGTGACGGCCTGGGCCGTGAGCGGCGGGCGCGGCGGCGAGGTGAAGTATATCGAACGCGAAGTGGAGCGTACCCCGGCGCTGGGCACGCATTTCACGTCGTACCAAAGCGACAAGTATCCCGACCTGACGTATGCCGCCGAGAACGCGGTGAAGGCCGTGGTCAATATCGAGGCCATCCAGCAGGTCGAGATGCCGCAGCGCCGCGGCTACGACCCGTTCCTCGAGTTCTTCGGCATTCCGCAGGACTACGGTTACGGCGACGGACGGCCGCGTTACCGCGAACAGCGGGCCGGAGGCTCGGGCGTCATCATTTCGAAGGACGGCTATGTGGTGACGAACAACCACGTGGTGGACGGCGCCTCGAAACTGCGCGTGAAGCTCAACGACGGGCGGACGTTCGACGCCAGGCTCGTCGGCACGGATTCGGCGACGGACGTGGCGCTGCTGAAGATCGACGCCGACGACCTGCCGACGCTGCCGTTCGGTTCGTCCGATGCGCTGCGGCTGGGCGAGTGGGTGCTGGCCATCGGTTCGCCCTTCGACCTGCAATCGACCATCACGGCCGGCATCGTGAGCGCCAAGGCGCGTAATCTGGGGGCCATTCCCAACGATTTCCGCATCGAGTCGTTCATCCAGACCGATGCCGCGGTGAATCCCGGCAACTCGGGCGGCGCGCTGGTGAACACGCACGGCGAGCTGGTGGGCATCAATACGCTCATCAAATCGCAGACAGGCAGTTACATCGGCTATTCGTTCGCCATTCCGGAGTCGATCGTGCGCAAGGTAGTGGTCGATCTGAAGGAGTACGGCGTCGTGCAGCGCGCCATGCTGGGCATCATGTTCCGTCCCGTGGATCAGGACTTCATCGACAGCGAGGGCGAGGAACTCGGCATCAAGGAGATCGGCGGCGTCTATGTGGCCGGCGTGACCGAGGGCGGCTCGGCTTCGGAGGCGGGCATCCGCAAGGGCGACGTGATCGTGGAGATCGACGGTCTGAAAATCAACGATGCCGCGACGCTGCAGGAGCAGATCGCACGCCACCGTCCCAACGACAAGGTGAAATTGTCGGTAAAAAGAGACGGCGACGTGAAACAAATCGACGTCACTTTGCGTAATAAGGCAGGTAAAACGGAACTGATCACCAAGGAGGACGTCGATGTGGTCGAGGCTTTGGGCGGCAAATTCGCCGACGCGGGCACGAAACTCTGCCGCGAGCTCGACATTCGGGGCGGCGTGCAGGTGGTCGGCGTCAAGCAGGGCGGAATCCTCTCCCGTGCCCGTGTCAAGCAGGGATTCGTGATTACGCACATCAACGACGCGCCGGTTTACTCGCTCTCGGACATGGAGCGCATGACCGAGAAGATCCGCTCGATCGACGGCATCTATCCCAACGGCCGCTCGGCAAGCTATATGCTTGTGGAGTAG
- a CDS encoding alpha/beta hydrolase family protein, with protein sequence MWKRLTLLCLLFATVSLAASGADGGRVGQRIAALEGVEETKALPAGEFAGKYEVMLTQPLDWRHPERGSFLQRVVVMHVGWDRPTVLITQGYDANFALPEKYRDELSELFDTNIVFVEHRYFDRSTPEPLDWRYLTAENSACDLHRIRTLFGELYPGKWIASGISKGGTTTMLYAAYFPGDVDIYVPYVGPVCHAVEDKRFAPFLAQVGTAESRAAVREFQREVFRRKADLMPGFRAVCEQKGYAFRVPVEEIFDYCTLELGFSLWQWGFDPEKLPSAEASDEEVLDFLVANAGPDYFSSGNAQAPFFVQAARELGYYPYDAEPFREYTSVDTRDYLRRLFLPEELRGTKFSKKLGRKITRYLKRNDPRMIFIYGGDDPWTAPGAAWAATPGKRNMKAFVQPGGSHRTRIATLPDSMRREAVATLRGWLAE encoded by the coding sequence ATGTGGAAACGACTGACTCTTTTGTGTCTCCTGTTCGCGACGGTCTCCCTCGCGGCGTCGGGAGCCGACGGCGGCCGGGTCGGGCAGCGCATCGCCGCGCTCGAAGGCGTCGAGGAGACGAAAGCCCTGCCGGCGGGCGAGTTCGCCGGGAAGTACGAGGTGATGCTGACGCAGCCGCTCGACTGGCGCCATCCCGAGCGGGGGAGCTTCCTGCAGCGCGTGGTGGTGATGCACGTCGGATGGGACCGTCCCACGGTGCTCATCACGCAGGGTTACGACGCCAACTTCGCGCTGCCCGAGAAGTACCGCGACGAGCTGTCGGAGCTTTTCGATACGAACATCGTCTTCGTCGAGCACCGCTATTTCGACCGCTCGACTCCCGAGCCGCTGGACTGGCGCTACCTGACGGCCGAGAATTCGGCCTGCGACCTGCATCGCATCCGGACGCTCTTCGGCGAGCTGTACCCCGGCAAGTGGATCGCCTCGGGCATCAGCAAGGGCGGCACGACGACGATGCTCTATGCGGCCTATTTCCCCGGTGACGTGGATATTTACGTGCCCTACGTGGGCCCGGTGTGCCATGCCGTGGAGGACAAGCGCTTCGCGCCGTTCCTCGCGCAGGTCGGCACGGCGGAGAGCCGCGCCGCTGTCCGGGAGTTTCAGCGGGAGGTTTTCCGCCGCAAGGCCGACCTGATGCCCGGTTTCCGCGCGGTCTGCGAGCAGAAGGGTTACGCGTTCCGGGTCCCCGTGGAGGAGATTTTCGACTACTGCACCCTGGAGCTGGGGTTCTCCCTGTGGCAGTGGGGATTCGATCCGGAGAAGCTCCCTTCGGCGGAGGCTTCCGACGAGGAGGTGCTCGATTTCCTCGTGGCCAATGCCGGACCCGACTACTTCTCCTCCGGCAACGCGCAGGCGCCCTTCTTCGTGCAGGCGGCCCGCGAGCTGGGCTACTATCCCTACGATGCCGAGCCGTTCCGCGAGTACACGTCGGTCGATACGCGGGACTACCTGCGCCGGCTGTTTCTGCCCGAGGAACTGCGGGGTACGAAGTTCTCGAAGAAACTCGGCCGCAAGATCACCCGCTACCTGAAGAGGAACGACCCGCGGATGATCTTCATTTACGGCGGCGACGATCCGTGGACGGCTCCCGGCGCGGCGTGGGCCGCGACGCCCGGCAAGCGCAACATGAAGGCCTTCGTGCAGCCCGGCGGCAGTCACCGCACGCGGATCGCCACGCTGCCCGACTCGATGCGCCGCGAGGCTGTCGCCACGCTGCGCGGCTGGCTCGCGGAGTAG
- a CDS encoding trigger factor produces the protein MNIVREQREQNTSLIKVTVGEQDYAQEVDKALREYKRKANVPGFRPGMVPMSLIRKMYGKGVLAEQSYRKASNSVFEYLQKENIDYLGDVIPSEEQGDFDFENGTEFEFVFEIGEAPEIKLELSDKDKLTYHKIKVDKKMHEDYRSNFLRRFGRLVDAEKVSSDEALTVTLDNGEMKVEDAYVGLISMSEEERKPFVGKKVGFKTKVNVNELYKNPSQRAACLQVKEHELEGINPEFELEITKIRKFAEPELNEEFFKMAFPAGNVKTAEEFEKFIDAQIESELRRESDYLFTLEVRNYLVKKADLKMPEAFLKRWLYTINEGKFTMEEIEKDFDQFLKMFTWNYLQKHFIKADNLSVSKEEAEAEAKALAAAQFAQYGMPSAPEDMLAGYAGKILADKEQGQKIYEKLYETKVVEDVKSKVKVTEKSVSADDFAKLAQAL, from the coding sequence ATGAATATCGTAAGAGAACAACGCGAGCAGAACACCTCGCTCATCAAGGTTACGGTGGGCGAGCAGGATTATGCGCAGGAGGTCGACAAGGCGCTGCGCGAGTACAAGCGCAAGGCCAACGTCCCGGGTTTCCGTCCGGGCATGGTTCCGATGAGCCTCATCAGGAAAATGTACGGCAAGGGCGTGCTGGCCGAGCAGTCGTACCGCAAGGCGTCGAACTCCGTCTTCGAATACCTCCAGAAGGAGAACATCGACTACCTGGGCGACGTCATCCCTTCCGAGGAGCAGGGCGACTTCGATTTCGAGAACGGAACCGAGTTCGAGTTCGTGTTCGAGATCGGCGAGGCTCCCGAGATCAAGCTGGAGCTTTCGGACAAGGACAAGCTGACCTACCATAAGATCAAGGTGGACAAGAAGATGCACGAGGACTACCGCTCGAACTTCCTGCGCCGCTTCGGCCGTCTGGTGGACGCCGAGAAGGTCTCTTCGGACGAGGCGCTGACCGTGACGCTCGACAACGGCGAAATGAAGGTCGAGGACGCTTACGTGGGGCTGATCTCCATGTCGGAGGAGGAGCGCAAGCCCTTCGTCGGCAAGAAGGTGGGCTTCAAGACGAAGGTGAACGTCAATGAGCTCTACAAGAACCCTTCGCAGCGCGCCGCCTGCCTTCAGGTCAAGGAGCACGAGCTGGAGGGCATCAACCCCGAGTTCGAACTGGAGATCACCAAGATCCGCAAGTTCGCCGAGCCGGAGCTCAACGAGGAGTTCTTCAAGATGGCTTTCCCCGCGGGCAACGTCAAGACGGCCGAGGAGTTCGAGAAGTTCATCGACGCCCAAATCGAGTCGGAGCTGCGCCGCGAGAGCGACTACCTCTTTACGCTCGAGGTGCGCAACTACCTGGTCAAGAAGGCCGACCTGAAGATGCCCGAGGCGTTCCTCAAGCGCTGGCTCTACACCATCAACGAGGGCAAGTTCACGATGGAGGAGATCGAGAAGGATTTCGACCAGTTCCTCAAGATGTTCACGTGGAATTACCTCCAGAAGCACTTCATCAAGGCCGACAACCTCTCAGTGAGCAAGGAGGAGGCCGAGGCCGAAGCCAAGGCGCTGGCCGCCGCGCAGTTCGCGCAGTACGGCATGCCGTCGGCTCCCGAGGACATGCTCGCCGGCTACGCAGGGAAGATTCTCGCCGACAAGGAGCAGGGGCAGAAGATTTACGAGAAGCTCTACGAGACGAAGGTCGTCGAGGACGTGAAGTCGAAGGTCAAGGTGACGGAGAAGTCCGTCTCCGCCGACGATTTCGCCAAGCTGGCGCAGGCGCTTTAG
- the clpP gene encoding ATP-dependent Clp endopeptidase proteolytic subunit ClpP, whose amino-acid sequence MTSEFEKYARLHCGIGSLRLHDFRSASAAYVSPTIIEERQLNVATMDVFSRLMMDRIIFLGAPIYDDAANIIQAQLLFLESVDPEKDIQIYINSPGGSVSAGLGIYDTMQLVSSDVATICTGLAASMGAVLLAAGAKGKRSALPHSRVMIHQPLGGAQGQASDIEITAREILKTKRELYEILAAHSGVSIRKIEKDADRDHWLSAREAKEYGLIDEVLSKREK is encoded by the coding sequence ATGACTTCCGAATTTGAAAAATACGCCCGGCTGCACTGCGGCATCGGCTCGCTCAGGCTGCACGATTTCCGCTCGGCGAGCGCCGCATACGTCTCGCCGACGATCATCGAGGAGCGGCAGCTCAACGTCGCCACGATGGACGTCTTCTCGCGTCTGATGATGGACCGCATCATCTTCCTCGGCGCCCCGATCTACGACGATGCGGCCAATATCATTCAGGCGCAGTTGCTGTTCCTCGAGTCGGTCGATCCGGAGAAGGACATCCAGATCTATATCAACTCGCCCGGCGGGTCCGTCTCGGCCGGGCTGGGCATCTACGACACGATGCAGTTGGTCAGCTCCGACGTGGCGACCATCTGCACGGGCCTCGCGGCTTCGATGGGCGCCGTGTTGCTCGCGGCGGGCGCCAAGGGCAAGCGTTCGGCGCTGCCGCACTCGCGGGTGATGATCCATCAGCCGCTGGGCGGGGCGCAGGGGCAGGCCTCGGACATCGAGATCACGGCCCGCGAAATCCTGAAGACCAAACGCGAGCTGTATGAGATCCTCGCGGCGCATTCGGGTGTCTCGATCCGCAAGATCGAGAAGGACGCCGACCGCGACCACTGGCTGTCGGCCAGGGAGGCCAAGGAGTACGGCCTGATCGACGAAGTGCTCTCCAAACGCGAAAAGTAA
- the metK gene encoding methionine adenosyltransferase has product MGFLFTSESVSEGHPDKVSDQISDAILDEFLRHDANSKVACETLCTTGLVVVAGEVRSEAYVDVQGVARRVINRIGYTKGEYRFDGNSCGVVSAIHEQSPDINRGVVREAEEEQGAGDQGIMFGYACNETREMMPATLILSHVILKELAAIRREGEVMRYLRPDSKSQVTIEYDERTRKPLRVHTIVVSTQHDEFILPGGGLTEKEAERRMQETIREDVRTILIPRVKARLERAGDKLSELLTGDYILHVNPTGKFVIGGPHGDTGLTGRKIIVDTYGGRGAHGGGAFSGKDSSKVDRSAAYAARHIAKNLVAAGVADEVLVELSYAIGIAEPLSVYVDTYRSERPAAIAGMTDGEIARRVGRLFDLRPAAIVKRFGLKNPIFEATASYGHFGNRPYKRVEKVWENGAETEREIEYFGWEKLDAVDAIKKEFGL; this is encoded by the coding sequence ATGGGCTTTTTGTTTACATCGGAATCGGTGTCCGAGGGGCATCCCGATAAAGTCTCCGATCAGATTTCCGACGCCATCCTGGACGAATTCCTGCGTCACGATGCCAACTCGAAGGTGGCGTGCGAGACGCTCTGCACCACGGGACTGGTGGTCGTGGCGGGCGAGGTGCGCTCGGAGGCGTACGTGGACGTGCAGGGCGTGGCGCGTCGCGTCATCAACCGCATCGGCTACACGAAGGGCGAGTACCGCTTCGACGGCAACTCGTGCGGCGTGGTGTCTGCCATTCACGAGCAGTCGCCCGACATCAACCGGGGCGTCGTGCGCGAGGCCGAGGAGGAGCAGGGGGCCGGCGACCAGGGGATCATGTTCGGCTACGCCTGCAACGAGACGCGCGAGATGATGCCCGCGACGCTGATCCTCTCGCATGTCATTCTCAAGGAGCTGGCGGCGATCCGCCGCGAGGGCGAGGTGATGCGTTACCTGCGGCCCGACTCGAAGTCGCAGGTGACCATCGAATACGACGAGCGGACGCGCAAGCCGCTGCGCGTGCATACGATCGTCGTCTCGACGCAGCACGACGAGTTCATCCTTCCGGGCGGGGGCCTCACGGAGAAGGAGGCCGAGCGCAGGATGCAGGAGACGATCCGCGAGGACGTGCGCACGATCCTCATCCCGCGCGTCAAGGCGCGTCTGGAGCGGGCCGGCGACAAGCTCTCCGAGCTGCTGACGGGCGACTACATCCTGCACGTGAATCCCACGGGCAAGTTCGTCATCGGCGGCCCTCACGGCGATACGGGCCTCACGGGCCGCAAGATCATCGTCGATACCTACGGCGGCCGGGGCGCGCACGGCGGCGGCGCCTTCTCGGGCAAGGATTCCTCGAAGGTGGACCGTTCGGCGGCCTACGCCGCGCGGCATATCGCCAAGAACCTCGTGGCGGCGGGCGTCGCCGACGAGGTGCTCGTGGAACTTTCCTACGCCATCGGCATCGCCGAGCCGCTCTCGGTCTATGTCGATACCTACCGTTCGGAGCGCCCGGCGGCCATCGCGGGGATGACCGACGGCGAGATCGCGCGCCGCGTCGGCCGGCTCTTCGACCTGCGTCCGGCGGCCATCGTGAAGCGGTTCGGGCTGAAAAACCCGATCTTCGAGGCCACGGCCTCCTACGGACACTTCGGAAACCGTCCCTACAAACGGGTGGAGAAGGTCTGGGAGAACGGTGCGGAGACCGAGCGCGAGATCGAGTACTTCGGCTGGGAGAAACTCGACGCGGTGGATGCCATCAAAAAAGAGTTCGGCCTGTAA
- the clpX gene encoding ATP-dependent Clp protease ATP-binding subunit ClpX: MAQNKNGNNNASRGGDNCSFCGARRSEVEIMFQGANGASICNKCIENGYKIMLDNDIVPGRQRAAAAPLRMEELLKPAEIKAFLDQYVIGQDAAKRYMSVAVYNHYKRLMYAPKENEVELDKSNIVLVGPTGTGKTLMARTIARLLKVPFTIVDATVLTEAGYVGEDVESILSRLLQVADYDVAQAERGIVFIDEIDKIARKGDNPSITRDVSGEGVQQALLKILEGTVVNVPPQGGRKHPEQKFVQVDTRNILFICGGAFDGIEKRIAQRLNTRAMGYGRLNADPIDRGNLMQYVTPQDLRSFGLIPELVGRLPVLTYMQPLDKAALRSILTEPKNAIVKQYVRLFELDGVELTFDEEVLDYIVDKAVEFKLGARGLRSICEAIMMDTMFELPSTDTRKFTVSLPYARKKVEKANMRELKQVG, encoded by the coding sequence ATGGCACAGAATAAAAACGGCAACAACAATGCCTCCCGCGGCGGCGACAACTGCTCGTTCTGCGGCGCCCGGCGCTCGGAGGTGGAGATCATGTTCCAGGGAGCGAACGGCGCCTCGATCTGCAACAAGTGCATCGAGAACGGCTACAAGATCATGCTCGACAACGACATCGTTCCGGGACGGCAGCGCGCCGCCGCGGCTCCGCTCAGGATGGAGGAGCTGCTCAAACCGGCCGAGATCAAGGCGTTCCTCGACCAGTACGTCATCGGGCAGGACGCGGCGAAGCGCTACATGTCCGTGGCGGTTTACAACCACTACAAGCGGCTCATGTACGCCCCGAAGGAGAACGAGGTGGAGCTCGACAAGTCGAATATCGTCCTGGTGGGGCCCACGGGCACGGGCAAGACGCTCATGGCCCGCACGATCGCCCGGCTGCTGAAGGTTCCCTTCACGATCGTCGATGCGACGGTCCTCACGGAGGCGGGCTATGTGGGCGAGGACGTCGAGAGCATCCTCTCGCGGCTGTTGCAGGTGGCCGACTACGACGTGGCGCAGGCCGAGCGCGGCATCGTCTTCATCGACGAGATCGACAAGATCGCCCGCAAGGGCGACAACCCCTCCATCACGCGCGACGTCTCGGGCGAAGGCGTGCAGCAGGCGCTGCTCAAGATTCTCGAAGGCACGGTGGTGAACGTCCCGCCCCAGGGCGGCCGCAAGCATCCCGAGCAGAAATTCGTCCAGGTCGATACGCGCAACATCCTCTTCATCTGCGGCGGCGCGTTCGACGGGATCGAGAAACGCATCGCCCAGCGGCTCAATACGCGCGCCATGGGCTACGGACGGCTCAATGCCGATCCGATCGACCGCGGCAACCTGATGCAGTACGTCACGCCGCAGGACCTCCGGTCGTTCGGGCTGATTCCCGAGCTGGTGGGCCGTCTTCCGGTGCTGACCTACATGCAGCCGCTCGACAAGGCGGCGCTGCGTTCGATCCTCACGGAGCCGAAGAACGCCATCGTCAAGCAGTACGTGCGGCTCTTCGAGCTGGACGGCGTGGAGCTTACCTTCGACGAGGAGGTGCTCGACTACATCGTGGACAAGGCCGTCGAGTTCAAGCTCGGCGCCCGCGGCCTGCGTTCGATCTGCGAGGCGATCATGATGGACACCATGTTCGAGCTGCCTTCGACCGACACGCGGAAATTCACCGTTTCGCTGCCTTACGCCCGGAAGAAGGTCGAGAAGGCGAACATGCGGGAGCTCAAGCAGGTGGGATGA
- a CDS encoding glutaminyl-peptide cyclotransferase produces the protein MNRTAYLLAAALLLASCGGSAARTGRAGDATRTAAAAEPVHYTYRVKAVHPHSTSAYTQGLFFAEGLLWEGMGQYGQSVVQRTDLATGHTEVLFRLPRSEFGEGIALVGGELFQLTWQSNTAHVYDPEKRTGLRDHRYAGEGWGLTTDGEKLYMTDGTANLYTIDPATFRRERRTTVTLRGEPVELLNELEWIDGRIWANVYTTDQIVIIDPATGRVEGIVDLRGLLPDEDRTPGTDVLNGIAYDAATGRIFLTGKNWSKLFEIELVRQ, from the coding sequence ATGAACAGAACCGCATATCTGCTCGCCGCCGCGCTGCTGCTGGCTTCCTGCGGCGGCTCCGCGGCCCGCACCGGACGCGCCGGGGACGCGACGCGCACGGCCGCGGCGGCCGAACCCGTCCACTACACCTACCGCGTGAAGGCGGTCCATCCCCATTCGACCTCGGCCTACACGCAGGGGCTGTTCTTCGCCGAAGGACTGCTGTGGGAAGGCATGGGGCAGTACGGGCAGTCGGTCGTGCAGCGGACCGACCTGGCGACGGGACACACGGAGGTGCTCTTCCGGCTCCCCCGCTCGGAGTTCGGCGAAGGCATCGCGCTCGTCGGCGGCGAACTGTTCCAGCTCACCTGGCAGTCGAACACGGCCCACGTTTACGACCCGGAGAAACGCACCGGGCTACGCGACCACCGCTACGCCGGCGAGGGGTGGGGGCTGACGACCGACGGCGAGAAACTCTACATGACCGACGGCACGGCGAATCTCTACACGATCGACCCGGCGACGTTCCGCCGCGAAAGGCGCACGACCGTCACGCTCCGGGGCGAACCCGTGGAGCTGCTCAACGAGCTGGAGTGGATCGACGGCCGCATCTGGGCCAACGTTTACACGACCGACCAGATCGTCATCATCGACCCGGCGACGGGCCGCGTGGAGGGGATCGTCGATCTGCGGGGACTGCTGCCCGACGAAGACCGCACGCCCGGAACCGACGTGCTGAACGGCATCGCCTACGACGCTGCCACGGGCCGCATCTTCCTCACGGGCAAGAACTGGAGCAAACTCTTCGAGATCGAGCTCGTCCGCCAATAG